In one Nicotiana tomentosiformis chromosome 6, ASM39032v3, whole genome shotgun sequence genomic region, the following are encoded:
- the LOC138894550 gene encoding uncharacterized protein has translation MPEDDQRRLERFGSLQPPLFSGTEREDAQDFLDRCQRILHTAGILETCGVSFTTFQFSGAALSWWETYERHRPIGATLLTWQQLSVVILEKFVPQSCREELRRQFERLRHGDMSVMQYEMRFSELARHAIWFVPTNWERITRFIDGLTYQLQLLMTRDRVSGTTFDEVFDIARQIEMFCGQESVKREAKRPLGQGGFSGAPSGGQFQHGRGRHFSLA, from the coding sequence atgcctgaggatgatcaacgtaggttggagaggtttgggagccTCCAGCCTCCACTttttagtggcacagagagagaggatgctcaggacttcttggacaggtgtcagaggatactccatacagcTGGTATCctagagacttgtggggtctcattcactacctttcagttttctggggctgcactaagttggtgggagacttacgagaggcataggccgATTGGAGCAACACTCCTTACTTGGCAGCAACTCTCCGTGGtcattttggagaagttcgtgcctcagtcctgcagagaggagctgcgcagacagtttgagcggcttcgccatggtgatatgtctgtgatgcagtatgagatgcgattctcagagttggcccgtcatgctatctggtttgTTCCCACAAACTGGGAGAGGATCacgaggtttattgatggtctcacttatcagctacagttgctcatgaccagagataGGGTGTCGGGtactacctttgatgaggttttcgacattgctcggcagattgagatgttTTGCGGTCAGGAGAGTGttaagagggaggccaagaggcctcttggtcagggtggattcagcggtgcacCTTCTGGGGGTcaattccagcacggtagaggtcgtc